Part of the Robbsia sp. KACC 23696 genome, GTCCAACGGGACGAGTCGACATAAGGGGGGCGCAATATCGGATGGAAAGTAGGCGTATCGCATCGCGGTACGCCGTTCAGCCGGGCAGTTAATCATTGAATCGAGGATTTTTGAACGAAGCAATTCGTCTTATTAAATGAGCAAATCGCAGGGTGCTAGTCCTCCTCGAGTCGGGGCGCTTGGAAGCACGTTACAATGCGATTTTTCCGCATTGCCTATTCATTTCGAGGAGCCGTTGCCATGAGCCGATCCCTTACGATCGATTTCGTCTCCGATATTGCCTGCCCGTGGTGCGCGATCGGACTGTCGTCATTGCTGCTGGCGTTGGAGCGGATCGGCCCCGAGGTCGACGCGGAGATCGTTTTCCATCCGTTCGAGTTGAATCCCGATATGCCGGCGAGCGGGGAAAAGATCGTTTCTTATCTGGGACGAAAATATGGGCGTACGCCGGAGCAGATTGCCGAGACGCAGGCGATGATCCGGTCGCGCGGCGCCGAGGTTGGTTTCGCTTTCGGCACGCGTGAATATGTCTACAACACGTTCGACGCGCATCGCTTGCTGTATTGGGCGGGGCTCGAAGACCGGCAATTGCCGCTGAAACGCGCTTTGCTACAGGCGTATCACGGCGATGGCAAGCCGACGAACGATCCGGACGTGCTGATCGCCGCGGCGGTGTCGGCGGGCCTCGATACATTGCAAGCGCGGCAGGTGTTGGAGAGCGGTGCCTATGGCGACGAGGTGCGTGCGGCGGAGCAGCAAACGTCGCAGCTCGGCATTACCTCGGTACCGTCGCTGATTTTCGATCGGCGATTCCTTGTCACCGGTGGTCAACCGGTGGACGCGTTCGAGCAGGCCATTCGCGAGATCATTGCCACGCCGGAGGAGGCGGAATAAAAGCCGATGGGTCTGTCGTATTACGGCTGGGTCTTTCGGCGATCGCTCTCTTTGACAATGGCCTTCTTCGTCTTGGCCGCGCTTGGATGGCGGGTCGTCGTCGGGCCGCAAGCCTATCTGCACTGTGCGGCGAATGCCGTACCGGTGTGGGCCATGCTGTTCGTCATGCACGCGTCGCGTTATAAGGTCAAACAGACTTATTATCGAGATGTGCTTGGTCGAACGGAAGACCACCGATCTCCGATCGATTAGGTCATTGTCGGCGTGATATCCGCTGGGCCGTCCATCGATGGCGGCGGTTCAAGCGCTCGGTCAAGCATCGTGATATTTATGGCTGGACAGCGATCATACCGTCGGGCAGGATCGCGAGTTGGCATACTTTAGGGGCCTGGCCTTGACTGATTCATTGAAGAAGCTGATGAAGGAGCGCGAAGCGCTCGATAGCGAGATCGCGAAGCTTCGCGACGAAACGCGACGTACGGCATTGGCGGAAGCGCGCGAATTGATCGCGAAATTCGAAATTATTCCGACCGAAGTGGGTTTCGCCGTGAAGTCGGCATCGGAGGCGAAAGCGACGGTGCGCTCGCCGGTCGCGCCGCAGTTTCGAGATCCGGACACCGGCGCGACGTGGTCAGGGCGGGGTAAGCCGCCGCGGTGGATCGCCGGCAAGGACCGCGACGCGTTCCGGATTTAAGGCGGCAAGGCGCCGTTCGATGGTTCTGCTGCGCCGCTTGCTTCAGATCGCCGCGCGCGCCATCCGCGACCGCGTTCCGGCCCCCGAACATTTTTATGCCTCCCTCTGCGACTGCATCGACGGCGCTGGGGTAGGGGACTGAAATGTGGTGGTGGCGCATCACATATTTTCCCAAAAAACAACGTTGCTTCCCAGTCTGGGTGGCCTGGCGTGCGTTTTTGACGCACCGGTTCTTTAATCCGTTTGCTTGACGGACCCATCCCACATGACATTGCGCCAGTTAATTAGGCTGGCTAGTCAATCTTTTTTGACATGTCAATCCCTGATTCGGCCGGAAAATTAACTAAACAGTTCATTTCCGTACATTTGGCCTTTCAGCATACGATTACATCGCTTAACAAATTGAAACAAATAACGCGGCCTGCGCGCGCGTCCCCCCACTGATTTCGCCCGGCGTCCTTCTGTGAGCGACAGACTGGCGCTGCTGCGCGTGCGTGAACGAATCGTTGCTTGGTTCGACAGGCGCGGCTGACGCAGCGATGGGTGGCGGGAGGGGCGCATACGCATGCCGCTACAACGCGATAGATCGATATGTCCTCTCCCAACGATACGAGCCGTCGCCGATTCTTGAAGGGGTCGCTGACGGTGGCACCGCTGGCCGCTGGTGGCCTCTCCGCCGGCTTGCTGAATGCGCAGGAAACCCCGCTACGGGACGATCTGTCTCGCAGCGCGCCGGCGATCCCGGATACGCCTGCGAGTGAAAATTACCAACCGAAATTTTTTACGCCGGACGAGTGGGCATTCATCCACGCGGCGGTCGATCGACTGATTCCGAAAGATCACGTCGGACCGGGCGCGGTCGAACTGGGCGTCCCAGAATACATCGATCGTCAGATGCACACGCCGTGGGCCGAAGGCGCACGCATGTATCTACAGGGGCCATTTATCAAATCCGCGCCCGAATTCGGTTACCAGATGAAGCTGACCCCGAAGGAACAGTTCCGGCTCGGCATCAAGGCCATCAACGAATACACGCGCGCGCATTACGACAACAAAGCGTTCGTCGATCTGGACGTCAATACGCAAACCGATCTGTTCAAGCAGATCGAGGGCGGCAAGGCCAAACACGAGAGCTTCAATCTCGCGACGTTCTTCAACAGCTTTTTGCTGGCAACGACGATGGAAGGCTATTTCTGCGATCCCATGTACGGCGGCAACAAGAACATGGGCGCATGGAAGATGATCGGGTATCCGGGCGTGCGCGCCGATTACACCGAGTGGGTCGGACAGTCGGCTCCCTATCCGTATGCGCCGGTCAGCATGTATGGCAAACGAGGCTGAAGAATAGCAATGGCAACGATCAAGAAAAATTCCGTGGATGTCGTGATTGTCGGTTTTGGCTGGACCGGCTCGATCATGGCGATCGAATTGGCGAACGAAGGACTGAACGTCTTGGCGCTGGAACGCGGCGACTCGCGGGAGACGGTCCCGGACTTCGCTTATCCGCAAATCGTCGACGAAATCAAGTATTCGAAGCGCAACGCCTTGCTGCAGAACCTGCAGCAGACCACCGTGACGATCCGACACACGAAGGACGAAACGGCCGTGCCCTATCGTCAGATCGGTTCCTTCAAGCCGGGTGAAGGCGTCGGCGGCGCCGGCTCGCATTGGTCGGGCGTGCAATCGCGGGTCATGCCCGACGAGCTGCGTCTGAAGAGCCATATCACCGAGCGCTACGGTGCGAAGTTTATTCCGGAAGGCATGCAGCTCCAGGATTGGGGCATCACCTACGAGGAACTGGAACCGTCGTTCACGCGCTTCGAGAATGTCTGCGGCACTTCGGGTACGCCGGGCAATATCAAAGGCCAAGCGGTGGCCGGCGGCAATCCGTTCGAAGGCTATCGCTCGGCCGGCTTTCCCTTGCCGGCACTCGCCGACCATCCTACGGGCCGCCTGTTTGCGACCGCTGCAAAAGAGCTGGGTTACAAGCCGTTTCCACTACCGGCGGGCAATGCATCGGGTCCCTACACCAACGAATACGGCAACCAATTGGGGCCGTGCAACTTCTGCGGTTTTTGTAGCGACTACGGCTGTCTCAATTATTCGAAGGCCTCGCCGCAGACCTGCATCATTCCTGCCTTGAAACGCAAGCCGAACTTCGAGCTGCGCACCAACTCGCACGTGATCCGCGTCAATACGGATAGCAGCGGCAAGCGTGCCACCGGCGTGACGTACATCGACGCACAAGGCAATGAAGTGGAGCAGCCGGCGGATATGGTCGTGCTGGCGGCCTTCCAATTGCATAACGTGCAGTTGATGCTGGCATCGAAGATCGGTACGCCCTACGATCCGGTCAGCGGTGAAGGAACCGTCGGACGGAACTTCTGTTATCAGGTGCTTAGCAGCGTCAACTTGTTCTGGAACAAGGACACCTATATCAACCAGTTCATCGGCACCGGTGGCGGGGGCCAGGCGATCGAGGAATTCAACGCCGATAACTTCGATCACAAGGACCTCGGATTCATCGGCGGCGGCATCATCTGGGGCCGTCAGACCGGTAACGGTCCAGCCCGTGGCATCCCGCTGCCGAAGGGTACGCCGAAGTGGGGGACCGCCTGGAAGCAAGCCGCGGTCGATAACTTCAAGCATTCGGGCCGTATCGAAGCGCAGTGCAGCAGCCTGGCGTATCGCGGCAATTACGTCGATCTCGATCCCACGTATAAGGACGCGTACGGCCAGCCTTTGCTGCGCATTACGATGGACTGGCAGGACAACGACTTGCGCGCGAGCGAATACGTGGTCGGCAAGATGCTGGATATCGCCAAGGCGATGAAGCCCGAGAGCATGTCGGGTCGCATCATGAAGCCCGGCGTGCACTGGGACACGCGCGATTACCAAAGTACCCATGTGAATGGCGGCACGTCGGTGGGCGCGGATCCGAAGACGAGCGTGGTCAACAAGTATCTGCAGAGCTGGGACGTCTCGAATTTGTTCGTGCTGGGCGCCAATAACTTTGCGCATGGCATCGGCTACAACCCGACCGGGCTCGTCGGCGGCATGGCGTACTGGGCGGCGGAAAATATCAAAAAACAATACCTGAAGGCCCCTGGTCCGATGGTGCAGGTCTGAACGGGGCGGATCGATGAAAAAAACGACAACGATCCTTGCCGCGGCCTGCGCCGCGGTCGTGGTGGCGGGCGGCGTCTGGTCAGGCGCGGCGGCCTTTCATGGTATGACGCCGTTGACGTCGGCGTATGCCGCCGACACCACGAAGGCAGCCGCAGCCGATACCGCTTCAGGCGACGGCGATGCGAAGCACGGTGCCTATCTGGCTCGCGTGGGTGACTGTATCGCCTGTCACACCGCGAAGGGCGGCACGCCGTTCGCCGGAGGTCTGGCTTTTCCCACGCCGATGGGCAAGATCTATTCGACGAATATCACGCCCGACAAGACGCATGGCATCGGCGGTTATTCGTTCGATGATTTCACCAAGGCGATGCGCGAAGGTGTGGGCAAGCAGGGGCATTTGTATCCGGCAATGCCGTACACCGCCTATGCCAAGGTCAGCGACGCGGATCTGAAGGATCTGTACGCCTATTTCATGACGCAGGTGCCCGCGTCGACGCAGTCCAATCGCGCCAGCGATATTCCCTGGCCGTTGAGCATGCGTTGGCCGCTTGCCGTGTGGGACAAGTTCTTTCTCGACACCACCCGGTTTAATACCGTGCAGGGTCAGAGCGCGGAATGGAATCGCGGCGCCTATCTGGTACAGGGCCTTGCGCATTGCAGTACCTGCCACACGCCGCGCGGCTGGGCGATGCAGGAAGTCGACGTCAGCGGCAAGTCCGACCGCTTCCTGTCGGGATCGCAACTGGATTCGTCCTCGCCGATCAATCTGCGTGGCAATCCCGACACCGGTCTGGGCAACTGGTCCGAGGCCGATATCGTGGCGCTGCTGCAAAGCGGCCGTAGTCCGCATACGGCCGTCAGCGGCCCGATGGTCGAAGTGGTCCAGAACAGCACGCAGTATCTGTCCGCCGATGATCTGAAGGCCATCGCCGTGTATGTGAAGAGCTTGAGCCCGGCGCCGCAAAACGGGGGCACGCGCTTCACGGCCAGCGACGCGACGCTGCAGATGTTCATGTCGGGGCAGGCCAACGAGACCGGTGCGCGCATCTATATGGACAGCTGTGCGGCGTGCCACCGATTGAACGGCCAGGGCCAGACCCGTGTCTTCCCCTCGCTTGCAAACAATCCGATGGTGCTGCACGACAATCCGGACTCGCTTATCGCGGTCATCCTGGCAGGTTCGCGCCTGCCGAGTACAGCGGCCGCGCCGTCGGATCTGGCCATGCCGCCGTTCAAATGGCGCTACGACGATAACGAAGTAGCGGCGTTGGCGACCTTCGTACGCGGCGCGTGGGGCAATCACGCGGAGGCAGTAACAGCGTCGGAAGTGGCCAAGATTCGCAAGCATCAGGCTGAGCAGTAAACCCTGTCGAGCACGGATCGTGCGCGAGCATCGCCCGTTTCGCCTCGGCGAGCGGGCGTTTTTATCGATCGGCTTGTAGCCGATTACATCTCGATTTACACCCCCGTGAAGAGGTAAGCGTGACTCCCCAAAAGAAGGGCTTGAGCCTGCAAACCCGTATCGCCGTGACGATGGCGTTTCTGGCGTTATTGATGCTGATCATCGGCGCGATCGGGTTGTTGTCGACGACGCGCGCCATCAAATCGAATCGCGACACGTATGAAAACAAGCTGACCGCGGCGACCAATCTCGGAAATGCCGAGATCTATCTGGCCCGCACCCGGCTCGTACTGGATCGCGTTGCGCTGCACCCGGAAGATCCGTCGACGCCCCAACAGTTGACCCGGGCGAGCGGATTTTTTAAAGATTCCGACAACTGGTGGCAGAAATTCGTCGATCAAACCCATGAAGCCAGCGAATCCGCCTTGATCGAGACGGCGAGCCAGAAACGTCAGGCGATGTTTGCCGGGGTGTCGGCGTTTATCAATGCGATCCAGGCAGGCGATCGGGCCACCGCCGACAAGATCACGATGACGCAGCTCAGCGCTTTATATAATGCGATGAGCGA contains:
- a CDS encoding cytochrome c, encoding MKKTTTILAAACAAVVVAGGVWSGAAAFHGMTPLTSAYAADTTKAAAADTASGDGDAKHGAYLARVGDCIACHTAKGGTPFAGGLAFPTPMGKIYSTNITPDKTHGIGGYSFDDFTKAMREGVGKQGHLYPAMPYTAYAKVSDADLKDLYAYFMTQVPASTQSNRASDIPWPLSMRWPLAVWDKFFLDTTRFNTVQGQSAEWNRGAYLVQGLAHCSTCHTPRGWAMQEVDVSGKSDRFLSGSQLDSSSPINLRGNPDTGLGNWSEADIVALLQSGRSPHTAVSGPMVEVVQNSTQYLSADDLKAIAVYVKSLSPAPQNGGTRFTASDATLQMFMSGQANETGARIYMDSCAACHRLNGQGQTRVFPSLANNPMVLHDNPDSLIAVILAGSRLPSTAAAPSDLAMPPFKWRYDDNEVAALATFVRGAWGNHAEAVTASEVAKIRKHQAEQ
- a CDS encoding H-NS histone family protein codes for the protein MTDSLKKLMKEREALDSEIAKLRDETRRTALAEARELIAKFEIIPTEVGFAVKSASEAKATVRSPVAPQFRDPDTGATWSGRGKPPRWIAGKDRDAFRI
- a CDS encoding GMC family oxidoreductase; the encoded protein is MATIKKNSVDVVIVGFGWTGSIMAIELANEGLNVLALERGDSRETVPDFAYPQIVDEIKYSKRNALLQNLQQTTVTIRHTKDETAVPYRQIGSFKPGEGVGGAGSHWSGVQSRVMPDELRLKSHITERYGAKFIPEGMQLQDWGITYEELEPSFTRFENVCGTSGTPGNIKGQAVAGGNPFEGYRSAGFPLPALADHPTGRLFATAAKELGYKPFPLPAGNASGPYTNEYGNQLGPCNFCGFCSDYGCLNYSKASPQTCIIPALKRKPNFELRTNSHVIRVNTDSSGKRATGVTYIDAQGNEVEQPADMVVLAAFQLHNVQLMLASKIGTPYDPVSGEGTVGRNFCYQVLSSVNLFWNKDTYINQFIGTGGGGQAIEEFNADNFDHKDLGFIGGGIIWGRQTGNGPARGIPLPKGTPKWGTAWKQAAVDNFKHSGRIEAQCSSLAYRGNYVDLDPTYKDAYGQPLLRITMDWQDNDLRASEYVVGKMLDIAKAMKPESMSGRIMKPGVHWDTRDYQSTHVNGGTSVGADPKTSVVNKYLQSWDVSNLFVLGANNFAHGIGYNPTGLVGGMAYWAAENIKKQYLKAPGPMVQV
- a CDS encoding gluconate 2-dehydrogenase subunit 3 family protein codes for the protein MSSPNDTSRRRFLKGSLTVAPLAAGGLSAGLLNAQETPLRDDLSRSAPAIPDTPASENYQPKFFTPDEWAFIHAAVDRLIPKDHVGPGAVELGVPEYIDRQMHTPWAEGARMYLQGPFIKSAPEFGYQMKLTPKEQFRLGIKAINEYTRAHYDNKAFVDLDVNTQTDLFKQIEGGKAKHESFNLATFFNSFLLATTMEGYFCDPMYGGNKNMGAWKMIGYPGVRADYTEWVGQSAPYPYAPVSMYGKRG
- a CDS encoding DsbA family oxidoreductase gives rise to the protein MSRSLTIDFVSDIACPWCAIGLSSLLLALERIGPEVDAEIVFHPFELNPDMPASGEKIVSYLGRKYGRTPEQIAETQAMIRSRGAEVGFAFGTREYVYNTFDAHRLLYWAGLEDRQLPLKRALLQAYHGDGKPTNDPDVLIAAAVSAGLDTLQARQVLESGAYGDEVRAAEQQTSQLGITSVPSLIFDRRFLVTGGQPVDAFEQAIREIIATPEEAE